A region from the Flavobacteriales bacterium genome encodes:
- a CDS encoding fumarylacetoacetate hydrolase family protein, which yields MKVICIGRNYADHAMELGNAVPSEPVFFLKPETAVVYPGKDLKLPTNLGVIHHELEVVVAIDGYGKDIPANMALGFVGWYTLGLDLTARTVQDEMKAKGLPWEKAKAFDGSAVVGDVALPLAAGMDLLTHTIELNRNGQTVQEGRTRDMIFPVAELISYVSRYMTLEPGDLLYTGTPAGVGPVEPGDTLEGYMDGKRLLNVAVAKG from the coding sequence ATGAAGGTGATCTGTATCGGCCGCAACTATGCCGACCATGCCATGGAACTCGGCAATGCGGTGCCTTCAGAGCCGGTGTTCTTCCTGAAGCCGGAGACGGCGGTTGTCTATCCCGGCAAGGACTTGAAGCTCCCCACGAACCTTGGCGTCATACATCACGAGCTTGAAGTGGTGGTGGCCATCGACGGCTACGGCAAGGACATACCGGCGAACATGGCGTTAGGCTTCGTGGGCTGGTACACCCTCGGCCTCGACCTGACCGCCCGGACTGTTCAGGATGAAATGAAGGCCAAAGGGCTGCCTTGGGAAAAGGCCAAAGCGTTCGATGGCAGTGCGGTGGTGGGCGATGTGGCGCTGCCTCTCGCAGCCGGTATGGACCTCCTCACCCACACGATCGAACTGAACCGCAACGGACAGACCGTGCAGGAAGGCCGCACGCGGGACATGATCTTCCCGGTGGCTGAACTGATCAGCTATGTATCGCGCTACATGACCTTGGAGCCCGGTGACCTGCTTTACACGGGCACTCCTGCAGGCGTGGGACCGGTCGAGCCGGGTGATACCCTGGAAGGATACATGGACGGCAAGCGCTTGCTGAACGTGGCCGTGGCGAAAGGGTAA
- a CDS encoding 2-oxo acid dehydrogenase subunit E2 — translation MSHIEILLPKMGESVAEATIIKWLKNEGEAVKADEPIVEIATDKVDSEVPVPQDGILLKKLVNDGDVVKVGQPIAHVGTAESAAATTSAPAKAPTAASNGSPKVVPASAPAAAHAPVAKTCASGKFYSPLVRNIAESEGVSMAELEAINGTGEGGRVTKKDLLDYLPNRGAQAASPEPRAASAPLGPAAAVTSSAVEKAAEKPAPKLIPAPGDELIEMDRMRKLIADHMVMSKRTSPHVTSFVEADVTNLVLWRDKVKNAFEKREGEKLTFTPLFIMALVQAIKEMPLINVQVDGQTIIKKKDINIGMAAALPSGNLIVPVIKQADRFNLVGLAKTVNDLASRAREGKLSPDEISGGTYTLTNVGTFGNVLGTPIINQPQVAIMAAGAIKKKPAVLETPTGDVIAIRHMMFLSHSYDHRVVDGALGGRFVRRVADLLEQWPIDREF, via the coding sequence ATGTCGCACATCGAGATCCTGCTGCCCAAAATGGGCGAGAGCGTGGCCGAAGCCACCATCATCAAATGGTTGAAGAACGAAGGCGAGGCCGTGAAGGCCGATGAGCCCATCGTGGAGATCGCCACCGACAAGGTGGACAGTGAAGTGCCCGTGCCCCAGGACGGCATCCTACTGAAGAAGCTGGTGAACGACGGCGATGTGGTGAAGGTAGGCCAGCCCATAGCCCATGTGGGAACAGCAGAAAGTGCAGCAGCAACCACAAGCGCCCCCGCAAAAGCACCAACCGCAGCTTCCAACGGTAGCCCGAAGGTTGTTCCTGCATCCGCTCCCGCAGCGGCCCATGCCCCAGTGGCCAAGACCTGCGCCAGCGGCAAGTTCTACAGCCCCTTGGTGCGCAACATCGCCGAAAGCGAGGGCGTGAGCATGGCCGAACTGGAAGCCATCAACGGCACTGGCGAAGGCGGCCGCGTGACCAAGAAGGACCTGCTCGACTACTTGCCGAACCGTGGTGCCCAGGCCGCGAGCCCGGAGCCGCGAGCTGCGAGCGCACCGTTGGGGCCTGCTGCTGCTGTCACTTCGAGCGCAGTCGAGAAGGCAGCCGAGAAGCCCGCGCCCAAGCTCATCCCCGCCCCTGGCGACGAGCTCATCGAGATGGACCGCATGCGCAAGCTCATCGCCGACCACATGGTGATGAGCAAGCGCACCAGCCCGCACGTCACCAGCTTCGTGGAGGCCGATGTGACCAACTTGGTGCTCTGGCGCGACAAGGTGAAGAACGCCTTCGAAAAGCGCGAGGGCGAGAAGCTCACCTTCACGCCGCTCTTCATCATGGCGCTGGTGCAGGCCATAAAGGAGATGCCACTGATCAACGTGCAGGTGGACGGTCAAACGATCATCAAGAAAAAGGACATCAACATCGGCATGGCGGCAGCGCTGCCCAGCGGCAACCTCATCGTGCCCGTTATCAAACAGGCCGATCGCTTCAACTTGGTGGGCCTGGCCAAAACCGTGAACGATCTGGCCAGTCGTGCCCGCGAAGGGAAACTGAGCCCGGACGAGATCAGCGGAGGCACCTATACGCTCACCAACGTGGGAACCTTCGGCAACGTGCTCGGCACACCCATAATCAACCAACCGCAGGTGGCCATCATGGCCGCGGGTGCCATCAAGAAGAAACCCGCCGTGCTGGAGACCCCCACCGGCGATGTGATCGCCATACGGCACATGATGTTCCTCAGCCACAGCTACGACCACCGCGTGGTGGACGGCGCGCTGGGCGGGCGCTTCGTGAGGCGTGTGGCCGACCTGTTGGAACAATGGCCGATCGATAGGGAATTCTGA
- a CDS encoding PD40 domain-containing protein, with product MMRHSYTSLLAATLLLSAPAAIAQGDNTSFNWKFEEGAKLMEEKFFNQAAEIWNELVQQQPENANLNWKLGYSYANSYNQKAKALPYLEKAAALRTEKYGGFNTAGYDPFDPKETNCPAEVDYWLGRAYHLKGDFDKADAQYTKFKNAAGDKNDLYQSAVRGLEQTANARALMKDPKPYMVSNVGPVINGDHPDFSPVVSVDGNAMFYTSRRIRPDSSNLDIIDELAGLPFEAIFVSYKDRNGNWQAPELLNINTLGHLATINVSADGQTLLMYRDDGGDGNIYESKLVGELWSDPVLVGSDVNTKAWETHAALTADGSTLYFVSDRKGGTGGRDIYRVTKLPTGEWSKAQSLGAPINTIYDDDAPFIHPNGRDLYFASKGHNSMGGFDIFKSELKDDGTWSTPENIGYPLNTVDDDVFFVTTADGRRGYFSSDKIGGYGEKDIYFVDLPADMEAEGLTVLKGFIVPPPGQTLPPSTVLYVTDKATGEVKTYKPRLRDGVYVVILPPCKEYNLDYRVDDKTIHTEDVFVECESAYQEINKEIYLSPVALTDPASVVDLPPGAPPGKKEKGKEVKPDELIAGTGGDPKKGGTDGTAPGGNKTDATKKTDGEKHVTPDATYAGEYSKYYAYNMKDIEQNEADWKKYIDAVVAAIDKDGKASVVIEASASKVPTKTFGTNENLSRQRMEDARKRLIEAITARGKNADNVYIEAINNKVQGPKYLGDYQNTEKYGKYQYVKLKVR from the coding sequence ATGATGAGACACTCCTACACTTCCCTGCTTGCCGCCACACTTTTGTTGTCAGCCCCTGCGGCGATCGCCCAAGGCGACAACACCTCCTTCAACTGGAAGTTCGAAGAGGGCGCCAAGCTGATGGAAGAGAAATTCTTCAATCAGGCCGCGGAGATCTGGAACGAGCTCGTGCAGCAGCAGCCCGAGAACGCCAACCTGAACTGGAAACTGGGGTACAGCTACGCCAACAGTTACAACCAGAAAGCCAAGGCCCTTCCTTACCTGGAGAAGGCCGCGGCCTTGCGCACCGAGAAATACGGTGGCTTCAACACGGCCGGCTACGATCCGTTCGACCCCAAGGAGACCAACTGCCCGGCGGAAGTGGACTACTGGCTCGGCCGGGCGTACCACCTGAAAGGCGACTTCGACAAAGCCGACGCCCAGTACACGAAGTTCAAGAACGCCGCCGGCGACAAGAACGACCTCTACCAAAGCGCCGTGCGCGGGTTGGAGCAGACCGCCAATGCGCGGGCCCTGATGAAGGATCCCAAGCCGTACATGGTGAGCAACGTCGGCCCGGTCATCAATGGCGACCACCCCGATTTCAGCCCGGTGGTGAGCGTTGACGGCAACGCCATGTTCTACACCAGCCGCCGCATCCGTCCCGATAGCAGCAACCTGGACATCATCGATGAACTCGCCGGCCTGCCGTTCGAGGCCATTTTCGTGAGCTATAAGGACCGCAATGGGAACTGGCAAGCGCCCGAACTGCTCAACATCAACACGCTCGGCCACTTGGCCACCATCAACGTGAGCGCTGATGGACAGACGCTGCTCATGTACCGCGACGATGGCGGCGATGGCAATATCTACGAAAGCAAGCTGGTGGGTGAATTGTGGAGCGATCCCGTGCTCGTTGGCAGCGACGTGAACACCAAGGCCTGGGAGACGCACGCGGCCCTCACCGCCGACGGCAGCACATTGTATTTCGTCAGTGATCGCAAAGGCGGCACGGGCGGGCGCGACATCTACCGGGTGACCAAGCTGCCCACGGGCGAATGGAGCAAGGCGCAGAGCCTGGGCGCTCCCATCAACACGATCTATGACGATGATGCGCCCTTCATCCACCCCAACGGCCGCGACCTCTACTTCGCCAGCAAGGGCCACAACAGCATGGGCGGCTTCGACATTTTCAAGAGCGAGTTGAAGGACGACGGCACGTGGAGCACCCCCGAGAACATCGGCTACCCGCTCAACACGGTGGACGACGATGTGTTCTTCGTGACCACCGCCGACGGCCGTCGAGGCTACTTCAGCAGCGACAAGATCGGTGGCTACGGTGAGAAGGACATCTACTTCGTGGACCTTCCGGCAGACATGGAGGCCGAAGGGCTCACGGTGCTGAAAGGGTTCATCGTTCCCCCACCGGGACAGACCCTTCCGCCCAGCACCGTGCTTTACGTGACGGACAAGGCCACCGGGGAAGTGAAAACCTACAAGCCCCGCCTGCGCGATGGTGTCTATGTGGTGATCCTGCCGCCCTGCAAGGAGTACAACCTCGATTACCGGGTGGACGACAAGACCATCCACACCGAGGACGTTTTCGTGGAATGCGAAAGCGCATACCAGGAGATCAACAAGGAGATCTACCTGAGCCCCGTAGCGCTCACCGACCCGGCCAGCGTGGTGGACCTGCCACCGGGCGCGCCTCCCGGCAAGAAGGAGAAGGGCAAGGAAGTGAAGCCGGATGAACTCATTGCCGGCACTGGTGGCGACCCGAAAAAAGGCGGTACCGACGGCACGGCCCCCGGCGGCAACAAGACCGACGCCACCAAAAAGACCGACGGCGAGAAGCATGTTACCCCCGATGCGACCTACGCCGGCGAGTACTCGAAGTACTACGCCTACAACATGAAGGACATCGAGCAGAACGAGGCCGATTGGAAGAAGTACATCGATGCCGTGGTGGCCGCCATAGACAAGGACGGCAAGGCCAGTGTTGTCATTGAGGCGAGCGCCTCGAAGGTGCCCACCAAGACCTTCGGCACGAACGAGAACCTGAGCCGTCAGCGGATGGAAGACGCCCGCAAGCGCCTCATCGAAGCCATTACAGCGCGCGGCAAGAACGCTGACAACGTTTACATCGAAGCCATCAACAACAAGGTGCAGGGGCCCAAGTACCTCGGCGATTACCAGAACACGGAGAAGTACGGCAAGTACCAGTACGTGAAGTTGAAGGTGCGGTAA
- the kdsA gene encoding 3-deoxy-8-phosphooctulonate synthase: MTRIINVGNIKCGSDQLFLISGPCVIETEDVMLRTAEKLKEVSERMKVPVIYKSSFTKDNRSSVDFYQGPGLDEGLKVLARIKKDFGFPILTDIHYPSQAKPAAEVVDVLQIPAYLVMQTTLVTEAARTGAVINLKHAQFLAPDNMIKPAEKCKSVGNDKIILTERGYTFGYNDLIVDPRAFYHMRRTGYPVVFDITHSIRKYGIPSADPRGGNRDVMPTIARAGVAAGVDGVFIETHPDPSKALCDAASQLGVYDLEEFLKPLLDLHAVELKHRQTPVTA, from the coding sequence ATGACCAGGATCATCAACGTCGGCAACATCAAGTGCGGCAGCGACCAGCTCTTCCTCATCTCCGGTCCCTGTGTGATCGAGACCGAGGACGTGATGCTGCGCACCGCCGAGAAGCTCAAGGAGGTGAGCGAGCGCATGAAGGTGCCCGTGATCTACAAGAGCAGCTTCACCAAGGACAACCGCAGCAGCGTGGACTTCTATCAAGGTCCCGGCCTGGATGAAGGATTGAAAGTGCTCGCGCGCATCAAGAAGGACTTCGGCTTCCCCATCCTCACCGACATCCACTACCCCAGCCAGGCCAAGCCCGCCGCGGAAGTTGTGGACGTGCTGCAGATCCCGGCCTACTTGGTGATGCAGACCACCTTGGTGACCGAGGCCGCGAGGACCGGCGCGGTGATCAACCTGAAGCACGCGCAATTCCTGGCACCGGACAACATGATCAAGCCGGCCGAGAAGTGCAAGAGCGTCGGCAACGACAAGATCATCCTCACCGAGCGCGGCTACACCTTCGGCTACAACGACCTGATCGTCGATCCCCGCGCGTTCTACCACATGCGCAGAACCGGCTATCCGGTGGTCTTCGACATTACGCACAGCATCCGCAAGTACGGCATCCCCAGTGCCGACCCGCGCGGCGGCAACCGCGATGTGATGCCCACCATCGCCCGTGCCGGCGTGGCCGCAGGCGTGGACGGTGTGTTCATTGAAACGCATCCCGACCCGAGCAAAGCGCTCTGCGACGCGGCCAGCCAGCTCGGCGTGTACGACCTGGAGGAATTCCTCAAGCCCCTGCTCGATCTCCACGCCGTGGAATTGAAGCACCGCCAAACACCAGTAACTGCATAG
- a CDS encoding phosphatase encodes MHQHPIDRDPFLELGTEVLLGQPEMVERLSAVRAVLFDWDGVFNDGWKDLEGGSPFSEVGSMGVNMLRFGLWLQNKEQLPFAGIITGQHNPHAERFAQREKLHGLYMGFIDKREAFDAFLKKHRLRDEEVAFFFDDAIDLPVAARCGLRILMRGQAGEFFVKHAVTSGCADVITALSGGQNGLREATDALLTIMGRYGETIDNRAGYSAVYQRYLAQRQAVQSEVIRSTRP; translated from the coding sequence ATGCACCAGCATCCCATCGACCGCGACCCTTTCCTGGAGCTGGGCACTGAAGTCCTGCTCGGGCAACCGGAAATGGTGGAGCGCCTTTCCGCAGTGCGCGCCGTGCTCTTCGACTGGGACGGCGTGTTCAACGACGGGTGGAAAGACCTGGAAGGCGGCAGCCCCTTCAGCGAGGTGGGCAGCATGGGTGTGAACATGCTCCGATTCGGCCTGTGGTTGCAGAACAAGGAGCAGCTACCGTTCGCCGGCATCATCACCGGTCAGCACAACCCCCATGCTGAGCGCTTTGCGCAACGTGAGAAGCTGCACGGGCTCTACATGGGCTTCATCGACAAGCGCGAGGCCTTCGATGCCTTCCTGAAGAAGCACCGGCTGCGCGACGAAGAAGTGGCGTTCTTCTTCGATGATGCCATCGACCTTCCCGTCGCGGCGCGTTGCGGGCTGCGTATCCTTATGCGGGGCCAGGCAGGTGAGTTCTTCGTGAAGCACGCGGTGACCAGCGGATGCGCAGACGTGATCACGGCGCTCAGCGGCGGACAGAATGGCTTGCGGGAAGCCACCGATGCGCTGCTCACGATCATGGGGCGCTACGGCGAGACCATCGATAACCGGGCCGGGTACAGTGCCGTCTACCAACGGTACCTGGCCCAGCGCCAGGCCGTGCAGTCCGAAGTGATCCGAAGCACGCGGCCTTGA
- a CDS encoding DUF2141 domain-containing protein, translated as MRSVTLALLMWIVCRAAAQGTATLEVEVTLNKAAGGQLMLMLCPDSASYEAEEGCHLQKADAVGTVVKLAFTGLKPGTYALRAVHDINANGDIDVNKLGLPIEPFAFSNDAMGRMGPPGFNEATFAVRAGANSIKVKMRGGSK; from the coding sequence ATGCGATCAGTGACCCTTGCCCTGTTGATGTGGATCGTTTGCCGGGCCGCTGCACAAGGCACAGCCACCTTGGAAGTGGAAGTGACGCTCAACAAAGCCGCGGGTGGGCAGCTTATGCTGATGCTCTGCCCTGACAGCGCCAGTTACGAGGCTGAAGAAGGTTGCCACTTGCAGAAAGCCGATGCCGTCGGCACTGTGGTGAAGTTGGCGTTCACCGGGTTGAAGCCGGGGACCTACGCGTTGCGGGCTGTTCACGACATCAATGCCAACGGCGATATCGACGTGAACAAGCTGGGCTTGCCGATCGAGCCGTTCGCTTTCAGTAACGATGCGATGGGCCGTATGGGCCCACCTGGTTTCAACGAGGCGACTTTCGCGGTCCGTGCCGGTGCGAACTCCATCAAGGTGAAGATGCGTGGAGGCTCGAAGTAG
- a CDS encoding 3'-5' exonuclease, with protein sequence MALQLSRPLAFFDLETTGLRIGKDRIVQIGIVTLHPDGSREAWESLIDPGMPIPPDATRIHGIRDEDVAGAPSLEALASTIHDRLSGCDLSGFNCMRFDVPFLTEELARVGCTWDTTEAHIVDVARIYHKMEPRDLSAAVRYYLGQEHGGAHNALADVEATADVLIAQLAKYEALKGDVDFLGELSGDAQRPPDAGGKLGRDDKGRITINFGKHQGRAIEDLMRSEPGYLQWMLGSDFPPSTKAVIRSVIDRIHA encoded by the coding sequence ATGGCGCTCCAACTTTCACGGCCCCTCGCCTTCTTCGACCTGGAAACCACAGGGCTGCGCATAGGCAAGGACCGCATCGTGCAGATCGGCATCGTAACGCTCCATCCTGATGGCAGTCGCGAAGCTTGGGAAAGCCTCATCGACCCGGGCATGCCCATTCCGCCGGATGCCACGCGCATCCATGGCATCCGCGATGAGGATGTGGCCGGTGCACCATCGTTGGAAGCGTTGGCCAGTACCATCCACGACCGGCTGAGCGGTTGCGACCTGAGCGGTTTCAATTGCATGCGCTTCGATGTGCCGTTCCTTACCGAGGAACTGGCGCGTGTGGGCTGCACATGGGACACTACCGAAGCCCACATCGTGGATGTGGCACGCATCTACCATAAGATGGAGCCGCGCGACCTCAGTGCGGCCGTGCGCTACTACCTGGGCCAGGAACACGGTGGCGCGCACAACGCTTTGGCCGACGTGGAGGCCACCGCCGATGTGCTCATTGCGCAACTGGCCAAGTACGAGGCTTTGAAAGGTGATGTGGATTTCCTCGGCGAACTCAGCGGCGATGCACAACGCCCACCGGACGCCGGTGGAAAACTCGGTCGCGACGACAAGGGCCGGATCACCATCAACTTCGGCAAGCACCAGGGCCGCGCCATCGAAGACCTGATGCGCAGCGAACCCGGCTACCTGCAATGGATGCTGGGCAGCGATTTCCCGCCAAGCACCAAGGCCGTCATCCGCTCGGTCATCGACCGCATACATGCTTGA
- a CDS encoding glycosyltransferase, whose protein sequence is MKLSVIIVNYNVRAYLEQCLRTTLKALEGTDGEVFVVDNLSTDGSVEMVRDKFPQVRLIANTENVGFSRANNQAIRESKAEYVVLLNPDTVVGEDVFHKVLAFMDAHPKAGGLGVKMIDGTGTFLPESKRGLPTPAVAFYKIIGLTRLFPRSKVFGRYHLGHLKENEAARIEILSGACMFLRKETLDKVGLLDESFFMYGEDIDLSYRITLGGYENWYFPDARIIHYKGESTKKSSVNYVFVFYNAMAIFAQKHFTRRRTDFFSLLINGSIYLSAAAAIVARFLRRMLLPMLDFAVIIGSAFAIFYRPWGWFNDPAELLIGLAWPTALTQCVLACFGGYDRPVRLLNVAKGMGAVFVISMFVVLPELEHRWSFLLMATAWLTFCFCAVRIMLHFISLRGYSLRDRKRQRILAIGSPEETKHALALLWQTHFGLGRQKQVEASMANLPEADKELRRRIRKHGIDEVVFCAKDLKWGRIIELMEQLRRTGAMFKIAQPAREFIIGPSSIESIHDLNILEEHAVSSSAARRRKRTLDIALSMLLLLLLPVTVWFVKEKTGFVRNCFGVLFGQRTWVGYHPLGAAKLPKLLQGVIDPVVARHLRPDPLTVQRVNITYAKDYRPWQDVKLVWKGFDLLGS, encoded by the coding sequence ATGAAGCTTTCGGTCATCATCGTCAACTACAATGTGCGGGCCTACCTGGAGCAGTGCCTGCGCACCACGTTGAAGGCGTTGGAGGGCACCGATGGCGAGGTGTTCGTGGTGGACAATCTGAGCACCGACGGCAGCGTGGAGATGGTGCGCGACAAGTTCCCGCAGGTGCGCCTCATCGCCAACACGGAGAACGTCGGCTTCAGCCGCGCGAACAACCAGGCCATCCGCGAGAGCAAGGCCGAATACGTCGTGCTGCTGAACCCCGACACGGTGGTGGGCGAAGACGTCTTCCACAAAGTGCTCGCGTTCATGGACGCGCACCCGAAAGCCGGTGGGCTCGGCGTGAAGATGATCGATGGCACGGGCACCTTCCTCCCGGAAAGCAAGCGCGGACTTCCCACGCCGGCCGTGGCCTTCTACAAGATCATCGGCCTCACGCGCCTCTTCCCACGCAGCAAGGTCTTCGGGCGCTACCACCTGGGCCATCTGAAGGAGAACGAAGCCGCTCGCATCGAGATCCTCAGCGGAGCGTGCATGTTCTTGCGCAAGGAAACGCTGGACAAAGTGGGCCTGCTCGACGAGAGCTTCTTCATGTACGGGGAGGACATCGACCTCAGCTACCGTATTACGCTCGGCGGCTACGAGAACTGGTACTTCCCCGACGCGCGCATCATCCACTACAAGGGCGAGAGCACGAAGAAGAGCAGCGTGAACTACGTGTTCGTGTTCTACAACGCCATGGCCATCTTCGCGCAGAAGCACTTCACGCGGCGGCGCACGGATTTCTTCAGCCTGCTCATCAATGGCAGCATCTACCTGAGCGCGGCGGCGGCCATCGTGGCGAGGTTCCTCAGGCGCATGCTGTTGCCGATGTTGGACTTCGCAGTGATCATCGGATCCGCTTTCGCGATCTTCTACCGCCCATGGGGCTGGTTCAACGACCCAGCGGAATTGCTGATCGGCCTCGCATGGCCAACGGCCCTGACCCAATGCGTTCTCGCCTGCTTCGGAGGGTACGACCGGCCCGTCCGGCTCCTGAACGTGGCCAAGGGAATGGGCGCTGTTTTCGTGATCTCCATGTTCGTGGTGCTTCCGGAACTGGAGCACAGGTGGTCCTTCCTGCTTATGGCGACCGCTTGGCTCACGTTCTGTTTCTGCGCTGTCCGGATAATGCTGCACTTCATCTCACTCCGCGGCTACAGCCTTCGCGATCGCAAGCGCCAGCGCATCCTTGCCATCGGTTCACCGGAGGAGACGAAACATGCGCTGGCCCTGCTCTGGCAAACGCACTTCGGCCTGGGCCGCCAGAAACAAGTGGAAGCTTCCATGGCCAACCTGCCCGAGGCCGATAAGGAACTGCGGCGCCGCATCCGCAAGCATGGCATCGATGAAGTGGTGTTCTGCGCCAAGGACCTGAAGTGGGGCCGCATCATCGAGCTGATGGAGCAGTTGCGCCGCACGGGAGCCATGTTCAAGATCGCGCAACCGGCCCGTGAGTTCATCATAGGCCCCAGCAGCATTGAGAGCATCCACGACCTCAACATCCTGGAGGAGCACGCGGTGAGCAGCAGCGCCGCCCGCCGTCGCAAGCGCACGTTGGACATCGCGTTGTCCATGCTCCTTCTCCTCTTGTTGCCGGTCACCGTCTGGTTCGTGAAGGAGAAGACCGGGTTCGTCCGCAACTGCTTCGGCGTTCTGTTCGGCCAGCGCACCTGGGTGGGATACCATCCGTTGGGCGCCGCCAAGTTGCCCAAGCTGCTACAGGGCGTCATCGACCCGGTGGTGGCGCGCCACCTGAGGCCTGACCCGCTCACGGTGCAGCGCGTCAACATCACCTATGCCAAGGACTACCGGCCATGGCAAGACGTGAAGCTGGTGTGGAAAGGCTTCGACCTGTTGGGCAGCTGA
- the recR gene encoding recombination protein RecR, with product MALSSQLLENAVDQLATLPGIGRRTAMRLALDLLRREPHEVYRFADAVRSLREHVQYCTECCNISDRPTCEICANPARERSVLCVVEDIRDVIAIENTRQFKGLYHVLGGIISPMDGIGPDDLNTRQLFARLINGEVTEVVLALPATLEGDTTSFYINRKVAEHSPVVRVSMIARGISVGGELENVDELTLGRSIADRKPYEQSVRR from the coding sequence ATGGCCCTCAGCTCACAACTCCTGGAGAACGCGGTGGACCAGCTCGCCACGCTGCCGGGCATCGGCCGCCGCACGGCCATGCGCCTGGCCCTGGACCTGTTGCGCCGCGAACCGCACGAGGTGTACCGCTTCGCCGATGCGGTGCGTTCACTGCGCGAGCATGTGCAGTACTGCACCGAGTGCTGCAACATCAGCGACCGTCCTACTTGCGAGATCTGCGCGAACCCCGCCCGCGAGCGCAGCGTGCTATGCGTGGTGGAGGACATCCGCGACGTGATCGCCATCGAGAACACCCGCCAGTTCAAAGGCCTGTACCACGTGCTCGGCGGCATCATCAGCCCCATGGACGGCATCGGGCCCGACGACCTGAACACACGGCAGCTCTTCGCGCGCCTCATCAACGGCGAAGTGACGGAGGTGGTACTGGCGCTGCCCGCAACATTGGAAGGCGACACCACCAGCTTCTACATCAACCGCAAGGTGGCGGAGCACAGCCCCGTAGTGCGGGTGAGCATGATCGCGCGTGGCATCAGTGTGGGCGGTGAGCTGGAAAACGTGGATGAACTCACACTGGGCCGTAGTATCGCCGACCGCAAACCGTATGAGCAGAGCGTGAGAAGGTGA
- a CDS encoding CBS domain-containing protein has translation MELYLDSADIKEIDEAFKLGFLTGLTTTPTFMHRGGVTNIDKMILDLAKKVPILQVEALGETAEEVVKEAKRQLKMGLKKETTVFKIPVSLEGLRACKMLRNEGIMVNVHLVYTLQQAYMAMQAGASYVCPLVGRLQDQGHDALSLVKQCVDAVNYYGYNTKIMFSSVRTVEHVRNAVELGVHTITVPWKLMKQLTDNHFTAIGTKQFYVDTRLITMKVKDVLTRTNPTVKDSATVSEALVEMTKHGFGAVMVTDAKGKNVGVFTDGGLRRGLEKEGNKFLAKKLGTLKFNAPFTISPEALLDEAQKAFKEHKVDTLSVSENGKQLGMLDIQDLMKAIAG, from the coding sequence ATGGAGCTCTACCTCGACAGCGCCGACATCAAGGAGATCGACGAAGCCTTCAAGCTCGGATTCCTCACCGGCCTCACCACCACGCCCACCTTCATGCACCGGGGCGGGGTCACCAACATCGACAAGATGATCCTCGACCTCGCCAAGAAGGTCCCCATCCTGCAGGTGGAGGCCCTGGGCGAGACCGCCGAGGAGGTGGTGAAGGAGGCCAAGCGCCAGCTGAAGATGGGCCTGAAGAAGGAGACCACCGTCTTCAAGATCCCCGTGAGCCTGGAGGGCCTGCGCGCCTGCAAGATGCTGCGCAACGAAGGCATCATGGTGAACGTGCACTTGGTGTACACGCTGCAGCAGGCCTACATGGCCATGCAAGCCGGAGCCTCGTACGTGTGCCCGTTGGTCGGTCGCTTGCAGGACCAAGGCCATGATGCGCTCAGCTTGGTGAAGCAGTGCGTTGACGCCGTGAACTACTACGGGTACAACACCAAGATCATGTTCAGCAGCGTGCGCACCGTGGAGCACGTGCGCAACGCCGTGGAACTCGGTGTGCACACCATCACCGTGCCTTGGAAGCTGATGAAACAGCTCACCGACAACCACTTCACGGCCATCGGCACCAAGCAGTTCTACGTGGACACGCGCCTCATCACCATGAAGGTGAAGGACGTGCTCACGCGTACCAACCCGACCGTGAAGGACAGCGCCACAGTGAGCGAAGCTCTGGTGGAGATGACCAAGCATGGCTTCGGTGCGGTGATGGTCACGGACGCCAAAGGCAAGAACGTTGGTGTCTTTACCGACGGTGGTTTGCGCCGTGGTCTGGAGAAAGAAGGCAACAAGTTCCTGGCGAAGAAGCTCGGCACGCTGAAGTTCAACGCGCCCTTCACCATCAGCCCTGAAGCCCTGCTCGACGAGGCCCAGAAGGCATTCAAGGAGCACAAGGTGGACACGTTGAGCGTGAGTGAGAACGGCAAGCAGCTCGGCATGCTCGACATCCAGGACCTGATGAAGGCGATAGCGGGCTGA